Proteins encoded in a region of the Anopheles aquasalis chromosome 2, idAnoAquaMG_Q_19, whole genome shotgun sequence genome:
- the LOC126571146 gene encoding protein outspread isoform X4 — MGTRNIECRKFSPNIFNKSKCTHCFRQREEHSAAALECNRATRKVSKRGYLFVAPDWDFSNPLYRTKRWQRRWFVLYDDGELTYSVDEHPETIPQAIIDMTKVLEVSTADAITSHPHSIAITAPERVTFVKGTCPEETKWWYNVLVAFPKSKGRHKRNATFPGGQATAILQAQTVYNESQSISTKNTPPTRDKLAQLDSGKAATRLRTRHRSSLDVSDTAAKCLLLDVSGGGGGGVGASELVRTRDEPKLKDIANTITNVNRWSSPCISDSLSLIAPQHESPQDENTIPTTPLQMRPQSLSIPSSAPAIVSAIVKKIPTSTSGSGGGGGGKTGQGPPAPPITSNNAGLNSSSLLKLKPSQTHERGDPDGDCGMDEAPASYLGKSSEHRVPSSEATDLLHAKKGWLQKQDVRTGDWSKHWFTLRGAALFYYRDPVAEEKGVLDGVLDVNSITSITELPVNKGYGFQLMTWDNHRIVLSTGTINIRNNWINVLKNAAGLPPTTKATLNNNSLGLSNQNDDNFKTLADSPPGGTPVVVTPTSPLEIELIAASEAIEQKQSQQQKKKIKLLQLEKNNNNNNNSHGGGNGLLHHMEGVVPLVGGEDVVDTLVAPRKDVIVHLSSARGGPPKLIEQPLQAPSSQHSATVKDSNSSNSNSNNSSNSNTSSNQPQPKSVVQSPVTPLTPKSLLFSSDSEEYRTASEGGRRDSVGGDWGSPVSPLPPAIPQCAVARTKDRVRTSSSSNATSASNRSLHKRSRSSPPTSRRSTLESGQPLESVSINTVQEEETGLEKELQLRLQAAEKELSMLREETHEREARMSELLTTLERTEQELTRKRELEENREKLMVQLQESRAAGQDIIEQVTHELNKSRETTKELEDRLARGIEENESLYRKLQECGITSPASSICSLVTAASTTAMRTHGGTGSGTKIKRMDSFSDLTFLSEIDPATLDKDMLADEYRELRARFERAVSELKAMKRELKDAHGLYDDLEIGYLTLQKELDRQVEEHGAQSRMMADRIQDMTNKYTAAEKQVRQLKQKMVRSEKRRSLSLKGKESLSIQKELEEKVSELESKIDALEAAGVPIAAKTIGVELATPEVVSPPVSQPAATNSGKPARSSSSSSLTRLRRKSLDSASLSSQPMQVLLRLNNLEKRVDGVQPLAGDLAKRDASDIETASIASTSSTTTAAPCSTPIQKVPEHLMDRLKSLEGVVVSVRELVDQSVQQFHNLRSTRSRRSVSPIADKKDSFRFIERCLSEVAKLLRESCDNCIVQDGCLTSSGSGPTSAVNSVLVLPDSNPIKQALSQLETQLKGKLSDLLKQRRMLRETNGLTQRKDMELLAERIAFESVCFGRLRHALERAENLQEFEERQTKVEVCETIQLMSLLKAKLAGKCAVRPSNSVDVLASVLARKLMLSAGRTSTIRTLSFPPIGTALLDDLVRQQNEVHLIAKRYKTTAMENLAYGLAAETLSYISSSHETVQGAVQEAWRQAQEAVNAELVQSEIAHIMMRNAQRYENSLAPAFGYALSTQERITFETFADAVHEALRREMDAAVAQLTECYEETLAKMKRGQWRLHLEQERKPSESRQLLGEFADIIAHKALIDARVQVLKGDYVPSRQKQPKCGGPQEERVFSVAALKQYENLYTDLTTDLEVTNADDILAEADFNFMYKYFTSEHSLNKAEVKEVSAILNDLERSVVALQSSLQRPESDNGSNDAAAAVVVATALDVDSLRSIHARCVEIQQRIDSLISAAKQLQARSEQCAMLQERLQQATQEHDRELTAVRQEYEQQLEQLQRRIDEQQHRIRTIDSERAELLERLNNERNLLKQKEKELHEVSVRLTRVEAASNEKDKEIEDLLESYDAERKRARTLKDRCEELTESCRKTADEYAELEKERDYLFEEVRKEQEHVRKLEKHLELLETEHAQQIDNLHAAYREQQMANELDSQKDKDDEDSLRSRYQAEIQQLRALCEKGLAAMEASHKRIIHELEEKHQQEIAKLILEKEQALAEETQATLAALDAMKKAHQNEVQREVTRFKQEFLKQFQKGGQPPQTFREKEQELEEVRLEILSLSEKYSMKCVETASLEEKLRIATQQLKCSQQHIQQLDVRNKQLRAHFISNPPEDASSASPPQTSSSVVTPKDTNLFSGNVQQEGELLNVSRSSKRTISGSSSSSSNGGHTSLPTATSANTADSALDLLDRVSECQHLLLNNKKEAHPRLKFTEGAKLGVAPIFSTSTKTTGSSTTGTAIIESVNLASSTNNNRAKVLNSKQLNMNLISGGAPGTGALQQQQSAATTVVVSPTILSLPLITSATLKNSNLLRNTTNGTGGAGPGAANNHSTSNNNNNNNNSHMHNNNNINSSNNNNNNNDNDTMHALKPSTKHCSPPPLDERDVEQQIHRFELEI; from the exons cgGCCAAGTGTTTGTTGCTGGAcgtcagcggtggtggtggcggtggcgttggtgcgTCGGAACTGGTACGCACGAGGGACGAACCAAAGCTGAAGGATATCGCAAACACGATTACGAACGTGAACCGCTGGAGCAGCCCCTGCATCTCCGACAGCCTGTCACTCATCGCGCCGCAACACGAGAGTCCGCAGGACGAAAACACGATCCCCACCACACCGCTCCAGATGCGGCCCCAGTCGCTCAGCATACCATCGAGTGCGCCCGCGATCGTCTCCGCCATTGTGAAGAAGATCCCAACGTCCACGAGCGGCtcgggtggaggtggtggtggtaagacTGGTCAAGGACCTCCGGCACCGCCCATTACCTCGAACAACGCGGGTCTCAACTCGTCTAGtctgctgaagctgaagcctAGTCAAACGCACGAACGGGGCGATCCCGATGGTGACTGCGGTATGGACGAAGCGCCCGCTAGCTATCTCGGTAAAAGCTCGGAGCATCGTGTCCCCAGTTCGGAGGCTACCGATTTGTTGCACGCGAAAAAGGGCTGGCTGCAGAAACAGGATGTACGGACGGGCGATTGGAGTAAACACTGGTTCACACTGCGTGGTGCCGCCCTTTTCTACTACCGTGATCCGGTGGCTGAGGAGAAGGGCGTCCTGGATGGTGTGCTGGACGtgaacagcatcaccagcatcaccgagCTACCGGTCAACAAGGGTTACGGTTTTCAGCTTATG ACCTGGGACAACCACAGGATCGTACTGTCGACCGGCACGATCAACATTCGCAACAATTGGATCAACGTGCTGAAGAATGCGGCCGGTttgccaccgacgacgaaggcaacgctcaacaacaacagcctcgGGTTGAGCAACCAGAACGATGACAACTTCAAAACGTTAGCGGACAGTCCCCCGGGCGGTACACCGGTCGTCGTCACACCGACCTCACcgctcgagatcgagctgATCGCGGCCAGCGAGGCGATCGAACagaagcaatcgcagcagcaaaaaaagaaaattaagctgctgcagctggagaagaacaataacaacaacaacaacagccacggGGGTGGCAATGGGTTGCTGCATCACATGGAAGGTGTGGTGCCGCTCGTTGGTGGTGAAGATGTGGTCGATACGCTGGTCGCCCCTCGGAAGGACGTGATCGTGCATTTGTCGTCGGCCCGCGGTGGACCACCGAAGCTGATCGAACAACCGTTgcaagcaccatcatcacagcaCAGTGCCACAGTAAAGGACAGTAACAGTAGTAATAGTAACAGTAATAACAGTAGCAATAGTAATACTAGTAGTAATCAGCCTCAACCAAAGTCGGTCGTGCAGTCGCCGGTCACGCCGCTCACGCCCAAGTCGCTGCTGTTCTCGTCCGACTCGGAGGAGTACCGGACGGCCTCGGAAGGTGGTCGGCGGGATAGTGTCGGAGGGGACTGGGGTTCACCGGTGTCCCCGTTGCCACCGGCGATACCGCAATGCGCGGTCGCGCGTACCAAAGATAGAGTAAgaacgtcctcgtcgtcgaacGCCACGTCCGCCTCGAACCGAAGTCTGCACAAGCGTAGCCGCTCCTCACCACCGACCTCTCGCCGTAGTACACTCGAGAGTGGCCAACCGCTTGAATCCGTTTCGATAAACACGGTACAGGAGGAAGAGACGGGACTGGAGAAGGAGCTACAGCTACGACTGCAGGCCGCCGAAAAGGAGCTTTCGATGTTGCGCGAGGAAACACACGAACGAGAGGCGCGCATGTCCGAGCTGCTGACCACACTCGAGCGAACGGAACAGGAGTTGACCCGGAAGCGCGAACTGGAAGAGAACCGCGAAAAGCTTATGGTGCAACTGCAGGAAAGCCGTGCAGCCGGCCAGGACATCATCGAGCAGGTCACGCACGAGCTAAACAAAAGCCGCGAAACGACGAAAGAGCTCGAGGATCGTCTTGCCCGCGGTATCGAGGAGAATGAATCGCTCTACCGGAAACTCCAGGAGTGCGGCATCACCAGCCCGGCCTCCAGTATCTGCAGTCTGGTGACGGCAGCGAGCACGACGGCAATGCGCACGCACGGCGGTACCGGCAGCGGTACGAAGATCAAGCGGATGGACTCATTCAGCGATCTAACGTTCCTGTCCGAGATCGATCCGGCCACGCTCGACAAGGACATGCTGGCCGATGAGTACCGGGAACTGCGGGCACGCTTCGAGCGTGCAGTCAGTGAACTGAAGGCGATGAAGCGCGAACTGAAGGATGCCCATGGACTGTACGATGATCTGGAGATCGGCTACCTGACGCTACAGAAGGAGCTCGATCGGCAGGTGGAAGAGCACGGTGCACAGTCGCGCATGATGGCCGATCGGATACAGGACATGACGAACAAGTACACGGCAGCGGAGAAACAGGTGCGGCAGCTGAAACAGAAGATGGTTCGCTCGGAAAAGCGTCGATCGTTGTCACTGAAAGGCAAAGAATCGCTGTCGATCCAGAAGGAGCTGGAGGAGAAAGTGAGCGAGCTGGAGAGCAAGATCGATGCACTCGAGGCGGCCGGCGTACCGATCGCAGCGAAAACGATCGGTGTAGAGCTGGCCACACCGGAAGTGGTATCACCGCCAGTCAGTCAACCGGCAGCTACCAACTCCGGCAAGCCAGCACggtcatcatcctcctcctccctaaCACGACTACGTCGCAAGAGCCTGGACAGTGCCTCGCTGTCCTCGCAACCGATGCAGGTGCTGCTTCGTCTCAACAATCTCGAGAAACGTGTCGATGGAGTACAACCGTTGGCCGGCGATTTGGCGAAACGGGATGCCAGTGACATCGAAACGGCCAGTATAGCCAGTACGAGCTCCACCACGACGGCGGCTCCCTGTTCTACTCCGATCCAGAAAGTGCCGGAACATCTGATGGATCGACTGAAGAGTCTCGAGGGAGTGGTTGTGTCGGTGCGCGAACTGGTCGACCAGAGTGTCCAGCAGTTCCACAACCTTCGCTCAACACGCTCCCGCCGCTCCGTTTCACCGATCGCCGACAAAAAGGACTCGTTCCGGTTCATCGAACGGTGCCTGTCGGAGGTGGCGAAGCTGTTGCGCGAGAGCTGTGACAATTGCATCGTACAAGATGGATGCCTGACGAGCTCGGGATCGGGACCAACGAGCGCGGTCAACAGTGTCCTCGTGCTGCCCGATTCGAACCCGATTAAGCAAGCGTTGAGCCAACTGGAGACACAGCTTAAAGGCAAACTGTCGGATCTACTCAAACAACGTCGAATGTTGCGTGAAACGAACGGGCTAACGCAGCGCAAGGATATGGAGCTGCTGGCCGAACGGATCGCTTTCGAGAGTGTGTGCTTCGGCCGGTTGCGCCATGCACTGGAACGCGCGGAGAACTTGCAGGAGTTCGAGGAACGCCAAACCAAGGTGGAGGTGTGCGAAACGATACAGCTGATGTCACTGCTGAAGGCGAAACTGGCCGGCAAGTGTGCGGTACGGCCGAGCAACAGTGTGGACGTGCTGGCCAGTGTACTGGCCCGGAAGTTGATGCTTTCTGCCGGACGCACCAGCACGATCCGTACACTGTCTTTCCCACCGATCGGTACGGCGCTGCTCGATGATCTGGTGCGTCAGCAGAACGAGGTTCATCTGATTGCGAAGCGTTAcaagacgacggcgatggagaACCTGGCGTATGGGTTGGCCGCGGAAACGCTAAGCTACATCTCGTCCTCACACGAAACGGTCCAAGGTGCGGTACAGGAAGCCTGGCGTCAGGCACAGGAAGCCGTCAATGCGGAGCTGGTGCAATCGGAGATCGCTCACATCATGATGCGGAATGCTCAGCGGTATGAGAACTCGCTGGCCCCTGCGTTCGGTTATGCACTGTCCACGCAGGAGCGCATCACGTTTGAGACGTTTGCCGATGCTGTCCATGAAGCGTTGCGCCGTGAGATGGATGCCGCCGTGGCACAGCTAACGGAGTGCTATGAAGAAACGCTGGCAAAGATGAAGCGTGGCCAGTGGAGGCTACATCTCGAGCAGGAACGTAAACCGAGCGAAAGCCGACAACTGCTAGGCGAGTTTGCGGACATTATCGCGCACAAAGCGCTGATCGATGCGCGGGTGCAAGTGCTCAAGGGTGACTACGTACCGAGCCGGCAGAAGCAACCAAAGTGCGGTGGTCCACAGGAGGAACGTGTGTTCAGTGTGGCTGCGCTGAAGCAGTACGAGAACCTGTACACCGATCTGACGACCGACCTCGAGGTGACGAATGCGGACGACATTTTGGCCGAGGCAGATTTCAACTTCATGTACAAGTACTTTACCAGTGAACATTCGCTCAACAAAGCGGAAGTGAAGGAAGTGTCGGCGATACTGAACGACCTGGAGCGCTCTGTGGTGGCGTTGCAGAGTAGTCTGCAGCGGCCGGAGAGTGATAACGGAAGcaacgacgccgccgccgccgttgtcgtcgcgaCCGCACTCGATGTGGACAGTTTGCGAAGCATTCATGCTCGGTGCGTCGAGATACAGCAACGGATCGATTCGCTCATCAGTGCCGCTAAGCAACTGCAGGCCCGTAGCGAACAGTGTGCCATGCTGCAGGAACGATTGCAGCAGGCTACGCAAGAGCACGACCGTGAGTTGACGGCGGTACGGCAGGAGTACGAGCAACAGTTGGAGCAACTGCAGCGAAGgatcgacgagcagcagcaccgtatcCGGACGATCGACAGTGAGCGAGcggagctgctggagcggcTCAACAACGAGCGCAATCTGTTgaaacagaaggagaaggaactgCACGAGGTTTCGGTACGATTGACACGCGTTGAGGCGGCCAGCAACGAGAAGGACAAGGAGATCGAGGATCTACTCGAAAGTTACGATGCCGAGCGGAAGCGGGCCCGGACGCTTAAGGATCGGTGCGAGGAGCTGACGGAGAGTTGTCGCAAAACGGCGGACGAGTACGCggagctggagaaggaacGGGACTACCTGTTTGAGGAGGTGCgcaaggagcaggagcacgTGCGGAAGCTGGAGAAGcatctggagctgctggaaacgGAACATGCGCAGCAGATCGACAATCTGCATGCCGCCTACCGGGAACAGCAGATGGCTAACGAGCTGGACTCGCAGAAGGACAAGGATGATGAGGACAGTTTGCGATCACGCTACCAGGCCGAGATACAGCAGCTTCGG GCACTCTGTGAGAAGGGATTGGCCGCAATGGAAGCTTCACACAAGCGCATCATCCACGAGCTCGAGGAGAAGCATCAGCAGGAGATTGCGAAGCTCATTCTGGAGAAGGAACAAGCGCTGGCCGAAGAAACACAG gCCACATTGGCAGCACTCGACGCCATGAAGAAAGCTCACCAGAATGAGGTACAGCGAGAGGTGACACGCTTCAAGCAGGAGTTCCTGAAACAGTTCCAAAAGGGTGGCCAACCGCCACAAACCTTCCGCGAAAAAGA acaAGAGCTCGAGGAAGTACGGCTAGAGATTCTGTCCCTGTCGGAGAAGTACTCGATGAAGTGCGTGGAGACGGCTTCGCTGGAGGAGAAGCTACGTATCGCGACGCAGCAGCTTAAGTGCTCCCAGCAGcacatccagcagctcgaCGTTAG GAACAAACAACTGCGAGCTCACTTCATCTCTAACCCGCCAGAGGATGCGTcctcagcatcaccaccacagaCGAGTAGCAGTGTCGTAACGCCAAAGGATACCAACCTGTTCAGCGGGAACGTG cagcaggaaggtgAGCTACTGAACGTAAGCCGAAGCTCCAAGCGGACAAtatctggcagcagcagtagcagcagcaatggcggaCACACTTCCTTGCCGACGGCAACCAGCGCCAACACCGCCGACAGCGCgctcgatctgctcgatcgaGTGTCGGAGTGTCAGCACCTTCTACTGAACAATAAGAAAGAAGCACACCCGCGGTTAAAGTTCACCGAAG GAGCCAAACTAGGCGTAGCACCGATCTTCTCTACCTCTACCAAGACGACCGGCTCGTCCACGACCGGGACGGCCATAATCGAGTCGGTCAACCTGGCCAGCAGTACCAACAACAATCGAGCCAAAGTACTCAACTCCAAGCAGCTCAACATGAACCTTATCAGTGGAGGAGCGCCAGGAACTGGTgcgctgcaacagcaacaatcggCAGCGACGACCGTGGTGGTCTCACCCACAATCCTCTCACTACCCCTCATCACCTCCGCCACCCTCAAGAACAGCAATCTTCTGCGGAATACGACGAATGGCACGGGTGGCGCTGGTCCTGGCGCCGCTAACaatcacagcaccagcaacaacaacaacaacaacaacaacagtcacaTGcataacaacaataacattAATAGtagcaacaataataataataataatgataacgATACCATGCACGCGCTTAAGCCATCGACTAAACATTGTTCGCCCCCTCCCCTAGATGAGAGGGACGTTGAACAACAAATTCATCGGTTCGAGTTGGAAATCTAA